A single Microbacterium protaetiae DNA region contains:
- a CDS encoding DUF4870 domain-containing protein gives MTNPPNPGQPYGQPAPPLSPEGDKQAAMWAHIGGIVGFLPSLIIWLVLKDRGPRVNGEGKEALNWQITVTIAWVAVGIVRGLLGWLPFIGPLFVGLLGLVLFAIWVLNVVWSIMGGVAVNNGGGYRYPINLRLIK, from the coding sequence ATGACGAACCCCCCGAACCCCGGGCAGCCGTATGGTCAGCCCGCCCCGCCGCTCTCACCCGAGGGTGACAAGCAGGCCGCCATGTGGGCCCACATCGGCGGCATCGTCGGCTTCCTGCCGTCGCTGATCATTTGGCTCGTGCTCAAAGACCGTGGCCCGCGCGTGAACGGCGAGGGCAAAGAGGCGTTGAACTGGCAGATCACCGTGACGATCGCCTGGGTGGCCGTGGGGATCGTCCGTGGTCTCCTAGGTTGGCTTCCGTTCATCGGCCCCCTCTTCGTCGGCCTGCTGGGCCTTGTGCTGTTCGCCATCTGGGTGCTCAACGTCGTCTGGTCGATCATGGGCGGAGTCGCCGTCAACAACGGCGGCGGCTATCGTTACCCGATCAACCTGCGCCTGATCAAGTAA